One Salvia splendens isolate huo1 chromosome 1, SspV2, whole genome shotgun sequence genomic window, GGAGTAAAGAGATGGGCTCTGAGATAAGCTTCGGATTTAAGACCCTTATTGCTAGTAGTGCTCTAAATTATGTtgtttaaatgttttttttttatttttttgtcagtTTCTTGTtattaacaattaaataaatttcattcATATCTACTATATTAAGAATTCATCAATGTGTTTTTatggaataattaattaaaataaattcattATTTGTTATAAAATTGGTATTCACTATGATAAAGAGAAACTCATCAGAAAAACTGTACCAATATCAATAAGAAATAAGTTTGTTTTTACAAACAGAAACTATTTCGGTAGTAGCAGTTTTGATAAATAAATACACCTCTAGTTATAGATGCCATTTATTTTAGTTGATAAATGGATTGAAATTTTTTTccaattaattgtttttttaatatgggCAAACACTTTTATTTATAGTAATCTATAGTTATATTTTTGAAGTAGCTTTAGTATTCTTAATTATGTTTTTCATTTCTTTCACTAAAAAAAGGTAACAGTTAAGAACACTTTATAATAATACAATTAAAGACGCtaatttgtactccctccgtagtagtagagacatttcttttcggcacgcgatttaagaaaaaatgtgttaagtgagttaagtaaatgaagaataaagtagaaaatgaaaaaggtagagagatgaagagagataaagtaagagtaaaaaaataagttGACTttagtaaaaagaaaaatgactcaacgaCTATGGAACGTAgcaaaatgagaaaatgaaaCTGCGATATGGATAATATTAATAGGAGACAACGAGAGATATAAATGACAATGAAAGAGAAAAAACCGGCCCGAAGCTAAAAATTTATGAATCAGCCCAAAGTGGTTAATAAAAACCGGCCGAAGCATTAAGATAACTCAGCCGGCCCAAATTCAATATTCCCAGCCCAGTTAAGAAATTAACAAAAGAAGTTGTCCCAAGTGTTTAGGGAACCGACCCAATCATAAGTTTTGATATCAATGCCTTTGTACTTTGTAGTGAGAAATCAGGCATTTGGGAATTGGGAAGCATAAACAAGGAGTGGTATACAAGCATCTTTCATTGATAAAATTTGGCAATTGTCAAGAACTGAACCCCTTTAACACCATCAGTTTACAATTCTACCTTGTTACAAAAACTGAATCAGCACATAACAGAGAACATCAGTTTACAATTTTACCTTGTTCATTCTAGAATAGAAATTGAAATGACAAAAGTAACATAAGATTGTTTCAATTTTAGCAATAATATATCTTGCATGCATAACTTAGAGAAGGACAAGTCtgccaaaaaataaatccaagagAGGACAAGCAAGTCCTTTACTTTTGCCAAAACATATCAGAGAGGACAAGAAGTCTTAAACAAGTACTACTACAAATATGCATCTTTTATTGACAACATCTGGGTGTTGATGTTGTTACACATTCATCTAGACTAGAAGCATCACTACATACATATTCCATAATAAACTCTAAAGCCAAGTACAATGATAAACTCAATTGAAGCTGCCGCATTTCACCCTGATTTCCCCATTTTCCCCCGACTTCACCCCGATCCGTCCCATCCGCACCATTGCCTTGGCGAAGTCCTCCCCGAATTGAGACCCTCCGGCGTAGGAATCCACCACCTCTCTGGTCAGGCCACCGTCGTATAGCTGGGCATCCGAGGCCAGTACGGCGAACCCTGTCTTGATGTTGTCCATAACTTGACTGTCGAAACTCCCTGGAGTCACCGGATCCAGAGAGATCCTTGCACCGCTGCCCCCGTCCTTAGGGCACATGCGCCTCAACTCCGGTAAGAACTGAGGACTGATCCGAGGGTCCGACTTGTTTGTCGAGTTGAAGTTGTACAACCTCCTCGGCATGAAGAAACATGCCGTTGTCCCAATGGTGTGCGCTCCTGCATGTGTACGGAACAATATGTTCATTAGCTAGTTATTTAAATCATGACAACATAAATAATACTATCAGTTTACCACTAAGTAACACAAGGTCTTGTGGTGAAAGGCCCTTGGCTACAAATTTTGATATCAGAGTGTCGATTGAATCGTCGACATCAGGCATATCACTGGCCAGGTTACGGTTTGAAACCCTTCCGTCTCTTCTTCCAGTTTCAACTTCGTAAACCGGACCTCCAGTCTACACACACACATAGAGAGACTTAGTTTAATCTTGAATAGAAAATGATAAATAGTTATTTACCAGAGCAATGGCATCTCGAGCAGCCATGGCGACAATGTCGGCGCATGAAACAACGCCCGGGCACTGGCTCTCGATCTCCAGCTTCGCCTTCTCGATCGCCCCAAAACCACCGAGGCCTAGATGGCCGGCGGCGAACCTCTCCAAATCACTAGCTCCGTTGTCAATAAGGATTGAGCCATCGCAACCCTGATCAATAAATGCCCAAAGTCagcacaaataaataaataacgaGAACGAAATTAGGATTAGATAAACTACCTCGACGAAACAGTCGTGGAAATGCAGACGGAGAAGAAGAGCGGGTGTGCGTGGACTAGTGAGAGTGGCTTCTCTCACCACAGATTCGACAATGGATTCTGCGTTGGGGCATGTGTAGGAATAGAATCCTACTTCTGGTGGTGCTGCTTGGGAGAGAGAGATGCATAATATTAATAGCACACAAACGAAATGGAGAGTAGAATTATTCATGGGCATGACTTTTCGGTTTGGGTTTGAAGATTTGTGTTGGGTTTGGATTGGAGGGTGAGCATATGTCTTATATAGATAGAGTAGTAGTCCATGCAGACATTTACCTTTACCGAACGAGCTAAGTAATTTCTCACAAATTTCCTTCTCAATTATTACACTTCTATCTTTGTAATTCTAGATAATAAGGATTGAATatgatttgaatttaaaatgaGTATGTTAGGTTGCTGTACAAGAAGTTAGGCACAAGTGAAGGGGTTCGCCTCCATGCACAAATAGACCTATTGGCTAGCGTTGAGATTAATGAACAAAGTTCCAATGAGTAACGTATATACTGTATTTCCATAGCACTACTACTAGgtcaaataaaataagattattcTTTGCAAATGCAGTTTAAGTGAAAAGCACTCGACTTTGCGTGTTATGTCACCTCAGTCTATCCTTTTAGGACTAGTTTGGTAGAGGGGACATGCTGGGTTTGAGAAGTTAATCCTAGTTTTTCCAAACGTTTGGTAGGTTTGACAACAGTCCGCTTGACCCGGGACTAACCCACGTGACCCGCAACTTTTAGCTGGATTTTGTGGAAAAGAGCAGGTTTAGTGTCTGGGACATTTTTCAGGGTTTATCATCCTGCTTTGGAGTATGGGGCGTCCAACTCAGCACAAATTCCTCCACTACCCTTTTGCATCATCTAAAATTAAGACATCCCAATTTTCTTTCTGCAAATAACAAAGGTgcttcttctctcttcatttcGAAAGTAGGGTTCATCACCAAATCTGAGCCCAAAATTGTCGTGGTAATCAGATAATCGAGACGACGATACCGGCGCAGACGTTGTCCGAATCTCATACGCCATTAGACATTGGTGTAGCGAAGGTACTCTTTATATCTGCATCTCAATGTCAATTTTTACATCGAGCAGAGATTCACTCAAATATGTGGTATGACTTGTGCTTGGGTACTTTTGGTTCTGTTAGAACCTGATCCATAATGTGTAGTGATATTTTGTTTAGGACTCCAAATTGGGTTAATATTCTTGTTAAATACATGGGTCACGACTTGCTTCCCCCATTGTTGAGCTTGGGGAAGTTGGATTTTGTTAGTCAATTAATTTCTCATGTACTCAGATTTCCTGATTATTTGTCAAAGTGCACAACTAAATTCCGTTGAACTTgttgtcttgtttgatttcGATGCCAATCATCGTCCCCGTTTTACTCCGACTGTGCAGTTCTTCTGGGAAAATTATGGCAAGTAGAAGGGCAATGAACGAAATGATTATCCAGGTTATGACCGACATAATTCGGGACCATCAGTTCGACATCATTTGTGTTATCCTCATCTACCTTCGAAGCATTAGACGGGGACGACGTTTCTCTCCTCTCGATCTTAGAAAGAGCTATTCGTATATCCGGCGGATGCCACAACAGGTTCGACACATGAACAGACTCACTGGTGTGAGTGATGTGTCTTGTCTTGAAAATTTGCGAATGGATAGAAACTCTTTTGGGAGGCTGTGTATCATGCTTCGGCAAACAGGTGATGTAGTCGATGGTCGGTATGTCACCGTGGAGGAACAAGTTGCCATGTTTTTAGGAATCTTGGCCCATCACAAGAAGGTTCGAGTAGTGAAGTTCAACCATTGGAGGTCAGGGTATACAGTTTCAAAATCTGTCCATGTTGTCCTGAGGGCCGTGATTAAGCTTCATCGTACCTTTTGGGTTGTTCCTGAAGCCGTGGATGACGATTGTGAGGATCACAAGTGGAAATGGTTCAAGGTACATTACATATTACAAATTTGAATTGTTGCATCTTTGATGGTATGAAATGGAATTGCTTTGTGCAGGGGTGCCTAGGAGCTCTCGACGGCACATACATCAACATACAAGTACCAAGTGTTGACAAGCCTCGATACCGCTCTCGAAAGGGGCAAATTTGCACTAATACCCTAGCCGCTTGTGATCGCAGTATGCGGTTCGTTTATGTTCTGGCCGGATGGGAAGGCTCTGCTGAGGATGCTCGTGTGCTAAGGGATGCCGTTAATCGCGAAAATGGCTTCAAAGTCCCAAGAGGTATGAAATCATATCTTCTTGTACTAACTACATTCCGAATATGACTTTCCATTGTTTACGCTTTGGTAGGAAAGTACTATCTTTGTGATAATGGATATGCAAATTGCGAAGGATTCCTAACACCATTTAAAAGTGTCCGATATCATCTCAAAGAATGGGGCCCGGCCGCCGGGGCCCCTCAGAATCCACGTGAAATCTTCAATATGAGACACACACGGGCTCGCAACGTCATTGAACGTGCATTTGCCGTTTTGAAAATGCGATGGGGGATATTAAGGAGTGCTTGTTACTACCCGGTGAAAATTCAAACGCAACTCATTTTAGCATGTTTTCTTCTACATAACTATGCTAGAACAGCAATGCCAGTGGATCCACTCGACCAACTCTCCGACGTAAATGATGACCAAATAGTCGCTGAATCTGATGACCCCAATGTCGAAGGAGAGTATATCGATTCTATATTAAGGATTGAATatgatttgaatttaaaatgaGTATGTTAGGTTGCTGTACAAGAAGTTAGGCACAAGTGAAGGGGTTCGCCTCCATGCACAAATTGACCTATTGGCTAGCGTTGAGATTAATGAACAAAGTTCCAATGAGTAACGTATATACTGTATTTCCATAGCACTACTACTAGgtcaaataaaataagattattcTTTGCAAATGCAGTTTAAGTGAAAAGCACTCGACTTTGCGTGTTATGTCACCTCAGTCTATCCTTTTATAGTACTGAATATTAATGTTAGTACCAAATTTCATGATTAATTACGAAACAAATGGGTATAATCGTATCAATGAGAAAACGATTCTCATTATTTTCGCATCTTATCAATTATTATTGTAAAGGTTGCCATTTTTTCGTTTCTTAGGAATTATTGTAACACTTTCATTTGGGTGAAAGATCAtctcaatatctttttataaTATGAACTGATATGAATGTTGTACCATACTCTTGAATTAGTTACTGGGGAAATAGAGTAATAAAGAGACAGAGGCCAAACTTCTAGTCGGATATATATCGGCTTCAATTTACCAAAATATTATATTGAGCTATTAAGTGATCACTGAAATGAAATGTGTATAAACTACTACATACTTATATTCCCTCAGTAGTGTTATGCTACTTGAGtagcatattttattatatcttCTTTTATACATTGATCTCATTTAGCCTTTAATTAAGTACTACTATCTCACTTGGTgtccaaaataaatataactTAAGTAACGTTGAATGAATGAAGCAAGATTTATAAATATGAACTTTAAAAAACTATCACAAGCCAAATGTCAAATTAGTACtcctataaattaaatttcagtattcattaattttgatttaataaTACTAAGAACAAATTTTGGGGGATGGATCCCTTGCTGTGGTAGGAAac contains:
- the LOC121810801 gene encoding peroxidase 43-like, which encodes MPMNNSTLHFVCVLLILCISLSQAAPPEVGFYSYTCPNAESIVESVVREATLTSPRTPALLLRLHFHDCFVEGCDGSILIDNGASDLERFAAGHLGLGGFGAIEKAKLEIESQCPGVVSCADIVAMAARDAIALTGGPVYEVETGRRDGRVSNRNLASDMPDVDDSIDTLISKFVAKGLSPQDLVLLSGAHTIGTTACFFMPRRLYNFNSTNKSDPRISPQFLPELRRMCPKDGGSGARISLDPVTPGSFDSQVMDNIKTGFAVLASDAQLYDGGLTREVVDSYAGGSQFGEDFAKAMVRMGRIGVKSGENGEIRVKCGSFN
- the LOC121810744 gene encoding uncharacterized protein LOC121810744, with amino-acid sequence MASRRAMNEMIIQVMTDIIRDHQFDIICVILIYLRSIRRGRRFSPLDLRKSYSYIRRMPQQVRHMNRLTGVSDVSCLENLRMDRNSFGRLCIMLRQTGDVVDGRYVTVEEQVAMFLGILAHHKKVRVVKFNHWRSGYTVSKSVHVVLRAVIKLHRTFWVVPEAVDDDCEDHKWKWFKGCLGALDGTYINIQVPSVDKPRYRSRKGQICTNTLAACDRSMRFVYVLAGWEGSAEDARVLRDAVNRENGFKVPRGKYYLCDNGYANCEGFLTPFKSVRYHLKEWGPAAGAPQNPREIFNMRHTRARNVIERAFAVLKMRWGILRSACYYPVKIQTQLILACFLLHNYARTAMPVDPLDQLSDVNDDQIVAESDDPNVEGEYIDSILRIEYDLNLK